A stretch of the Vanacampus margaritifer isolate UIUO_Vmar chromosome 6, RoL_Vmar_1.0, whole genome shotgun sequence genome encodes the following:
- the LOC144053582 gene encoding 1-phosphatidylinositol 4,5-bisphosphate phosphodiesterase zeta-1-like isoform X1, which produces MTIYSKSRRSSDGDWKSANGCLQIKMRKSKPPSTKRGEIQNLFHNYASGQTTLPACSLLRFLHKEQLELSADEGTAESLIERYEIEEAAMESQCMTFEGFLRYMESKDCCIFDQTHKFVYQNMNQPLSSYFVSSSHNTYLTGDQLIGKSHLDAYVCALRKGCRCLEIDCWDGPGMEPIVYHGYTLTTKILFKDVIATVEQYAFEVSVYPVILSLENHCSKEQQEVMAIYLTSILGDKLLDGRLDHPTTEDLPSPNDLKYKILIKNKKLKPRARIDGATGTEADGSADEGEEEEEEEEEEDEEEDQQSRSKFWSPRKTGSKKKKKKVVVADALSDLVIYTVSVKFVSFGHSKDSQNSCENTSMAEKKARKLVKVSGKDFVMHNQRFLSRIYPAGSRTSSSNYNPQEFWNVGSQLVALNFQSSGLPMDLNDGRFQDNGGCGYVLKPAVLMSRERSFDPSCSQRGVPPTHLLLKVICGSNLPVPRSGKALDPFVKVEIHGIGSDCNRKNTSTVKNNSLNPYWNSDMNFRISIPDLCLIRFCVRDQTGFLSSDFVGQYTLPFRSLKKGYRWVPLQSREGCSLDPASLFVFVWYS; this is translated from the exons ATGACGATATATAGTAAAAGTAGAAGAAGCTCAGATGGGGATTGGAAGAGTGCAAATGGTTGTTTGCAgatcaaaatgagaaaaagcaAGCCCCCGTCCACCAAGAGAGGAGAGATCCAGAACCTCTTCCATAATTACGCCTCAGGCCAGACCACGCTACCTGCCTGCTCCCTGCTTAGGTTCCTCCACAAGGAGCAGCTGGAGCTCTCCGCCGACGAGGGTACGGCCGAGAGTTTGATCGAGAGATATGAAATCGAGGAGGCAG CCATGGAAAGTCAGTGCATGACATTTGAAGGCTTCCTCCGCTACATGGAGTCCAAAGACTGCTGTATCTTCGATCAGACCCACAAGTTTGTttaccaaaacatgaaccagcCACTCAGCAGCTACTTCGTATCTTCGTCGCACAACACCTATCTGACAGGAGACCAACTAATAGGCAAAAGCCACCTGGATGCCTATGTTTG TGCTCTGAGGAAAGGCTGCCGCTGTCTGGAGATAGATTGCTGGGATGGGCCAGGTATGGAGCCCATCGTTTACCATGGGTACACCCTGACCACAAAGATTCTCTTCAAGGACGTCATTGCTACTGTGGAACAGTATGCCTTTGAG GTGTCTGTTTACCCGGTAATCTTGTCTCTGGAGAACCATTGTTCCAAGGAGCAACAGGAAGTCATGGCCATCTACCTCACCTCCATACTGGGGGACAAGCTGCTTGATGGGCGCTTGGATCACCCTACCACGGAAGACCTCCCAAGCCCAAAT GACCTAAAGTATAAGATCCTGATCAAGAATAAAAAGCTAAAGCCTCGTGCTAGGATAGACGGAGCAACAGGGACAGAGGCAGACGGCAGTGCAGATGagggtgaggaggaggaagaggaggaggaggaagaggacgaagaggaggatCAACAGAGCAGATCAAAGTTCTGGTCCCCCAGAAAGACAGGCTCAAAGAAGAAA AAGAAGAAGGTGGTGGTGGCGGACGCTCTGTCCGACCTGGTCATATACACCGTGTCAGTCAAGTTTGTCAGCTTCGGCCACTCCAAAGACAGTCAGAACTCGTGTGAGAACACATCTATGGCGGAGAAAAAAGCCCGCAAGCTGGTCAAAGTCTCAG GTAAAGACTTTGTTATGCACAACCAGAGGTTCCTGAGCAGGATTTATCCAGCGGGCTCCAGGACGTCCTCTTCCAACTACAACCCTCAAGAGTTCTGGAACGTCGGCTCGCAGCTCG TGGCTCTCAATTTCCAGTCCTCGGGATTGCCCATGGACCTTAACGATGGCCGTTTCCAAGACAACGGGGGCTGCGGCTACGTCCTGAAGCCTGCCGTGCTCATGTCAAGAGAACGGAGCTTTGATCCAAGCTGTAGTCAACGTGGCgttccaccaacacacctgctgcTCAAG GTGATCTGTGGGTCTAACCTACCTGTTCCCAGAAGTGGCAAAGCTCTGGACCCTTTTGTCAAAGTTGAGATCCACGGGATTGGATCAGACTGCAACAGAAAAAACACAAGCACAGTCAAAAACAACT CTTTGAATCCTTACTGGAATTCCGACATGAACTTCCGCATCAGCATTCCCGACCTGTGTCTCATCCGCTTTTGTGTTCGAGACCAGACCGGCTTCCTATCCAGTGACTTCGTGGGCCAGTACACACTTCCCTTCAGAAGCCTGAAGAAAG GCTATCGCTGGGTACCTCTTCAATCCCGAGAAGGATGCAGCTTGGATCCAGCCTCTCTTTTCGTTTTTGTATGGTATTCCTAA
- the LOC144053582 gene encoding 1-phosphatidylinositol 4,5-bisphosphate phosphodiesterase zeta-1-like isoform X2, with protein MTIYSKSRRSSDGDWKSANGCLQIKMRKSKPPSTKRGEIQNLFHNYASGQTTLPACSLLRFLHKEQLELSADEGTAESLIERYEIEEAAMESQCMTFEGFLRYMESKDCCIFDQTHKFVYQNMNQPLSSYFVSSSHNTYLTGDQLIGKSHLDAYVCALRKGCRCLEIDCWDGPGMEPIVYHGYTLTTKILFKDVIATVEQYAFEVSVYPVILSLENHCSKEQQEVMAIYLTSILGDKLLDGRLDHPTTEDLPSPNDLKYKILIKNKKLKPRARIDGATGTEADGSADEGEEEEEEEEEEDEEEDQQSRSKFWSPRKTGSKKKKKKVVVADALSDLVIYTVSVKFVSFGHSKDSQNSCENTSMAEKKARKLVKVSGKDFVMHNQRFLSRIYPAGSRTSSSNYNPQEFWNVGSQLVADCTQAKSLSLDAGVTCFVFRLPPGVFLICHKVKRDMKPRRPLGPADLLMVIFCCAVPADGLEWINQR; from the exons ATGACGATATATAGTAAAAGTAGAAGAAGCTCAGATGGGGATTGGAAGAGTGCAAATGGTTGTTTGCAgatcaaaatgagaaaaagcaAGCCCCCGTCCACCAAGAGAGGAGAGATCCAGAACCTCTTCCATAATTACGCCTCAGGCCAGACCACGCTACCTGCCTGCTCCCTGCTTAGGTTCCTCCACAAGGAGCAGCTGGAGCTCTCCGCCGACGAGGGTACGGCCGAGAGTTTGATCGAGAGATATGAAATCGAGGAGGCAG CCATGGAAAGTCAGTGCATGACATTTGAAGGCTTCCTCCGCTACATGGAGTCCAAAGACTGCTGTATCTTCGATCAGACCCACAAGTTTGTttaccaaaacatgaaccagcCACTCAGCAGCTACTTCGTATCTTCGTCGCACAACACCTATCTGACAGGAGACCAACTAATAGGCAAAAGCCACCTGGATGCCTATGTTTG TGCTCTGAGGAAAGGCTGCCGCTGTCTGGAGATAGATTGCTGGGATGGGCCAGGTATGGAGCCCATCGTTTACCATGGGTACACCCTGACCACAAAGATTCTCTTCAAGGACGTCATTGCTACTGTGGAACAGTATGCCTTTGAG GTGTCTGTTTACCCGGTAATCTTGTCTCTGGAGAACCATTGTTCCAAGGAGCAACAGGAAGTCATGGCCATCTACCTCACCTCCATACTGGGGGACAAGCTGCTTGATGGGCGCTTGGATCACCCTACCACGGAAGACCTCCCAAGCCCAAAT GACCTAAAGTATAAGATCCTGATCAAGAATAAAAAGCTAAAGCCTCGTGCTAGGATAGACGGAGCAACAGGGACAGAGGCAGACGGCAGTGCAGATGagggtgaggaggaggaagaggaggaggaggaagaggacgaagaggaggatCAACAGAGCAGATCAAAGTTCTGGTCCCCCAGAAAGACAGGCTCAAAGAAGAAA AAGAAGAAGGTGGTGGTGGCGGACGCTCTGTCCGACCTGGTCATATACACCGTGTCAGTCAAGTTTGTCAGCTTCGGCCACTCCAAAGACAGTCAGAACTCGTGTGAGAACACATCTATGGCGGAGAAAAAAGCCCGCAAGCTGGTCAAAGTCTCAG GTAAAGACTTTGTTATGCACAACCAGAGGTTCCTGAGCAGGATTTATCCAGCGGGCTCCAGGACGTCCTCTTCCAACTACAACCCTCAAGAGTTCTGGAACGTCGGCTCGCAGCTCG TGGCTGATTGCACGCAGGCAAAAAGTCTGAGCCTTGATGCGGGTGTTACTTGTTTTGTGTTCCGTCTGCCGCCTGGCGTTTTCCTCATCTGCCACAAAGTGAAGCGCGACATGAAGCCACGCAGACCGCTGGGGCCCGCAGACCTGCTGATGGTGATATTTTGCTGCGCAGTGCCAGCAGACGGGCTGGAATGGATCAATCAGCGTTAA